Proteins encoded within one genomic window of Brachybacterium muris:
- a CDS encoding MFS transporter gives MAADQAASADGGARRADPADPTDPASRPDLTPRARASARITLTLAALAMLGPFTINTVFPAFSRIGEEFGATDAQLQQLISAYLGAFAVLSVFHGPLSDALGRKKVMIGGLVIYLLAMFGAILAGGLGVLIALRILQGASAGAATIVSRVVIRDLFDGPEAQRLMARVMMIFALAPVLAPVLGGWLLLLGDWRWVFAGVGIYGVVVLVLTAMMPESLPREHRTPLRLGSVVGALWRVGRSPVMLRIAAATALGFAAHFVFVASAPIIVVRLLGLGEQDFWVLFAPLIIGMICGSWVVGRTADAVDRSRLITIGYLATIVTTTVNLLLVIIAPTPSGSFDASLLPVLVGPMLMSFTASLFFAPIQLEILDLFPHERGAAASLGTFFTLLTNALLAGVIAPIVTASLVTLAATALCFVLAGSALWGWHLLVRRRLLDRAEPSGGAAAQPVDGTR, from the coding sequence GTGGCAGCTGATCAGGCAGCGTCGGCCGACGGCGGAGCCCGACGCGCCGACCCTGCGGACCCGACCGACCCTGCTTCCCGCCCCGACCTCACCCCGCGGGCCCGAGCCAGCGCCCGCATCACCCTCACCCTGGCGGCCCTGGCCATGCTGGGGCCCTTCACCATCAACACGGTGTTCCCCGCCTTCAGCCGGATCGGCGAGGAGTTCGGCGCCACCGACGCCCAGCTGCAGCAGCTGATCAGCGCCTACCTGGGTGCCTTCGCGGTGCTCAGCGTGTTCCACGGCCCACTCTCGGACGCCCTGGGCCGCAAGAAGGTGATGATCGGCGGCCTGGTGATCTACCTGCTGGCCATGTTCGGCGCGATCCTCGCCGGCGGCCTCGGCGTGCTGATCGCCCTGCGGATCCTGCAGGGCGCGAGCGCGGGAGCGGCCACGATCGTCTCCCGCGTGGTGATCCGCGACCTGTTCGACGGCCCGGAGGCGCAGCGCCTGATGGCCCGGGTGATGATGATCTTCGCCCTCGCGCCGGTGCTGGCGCCGGTGCTGGGCGGGTGGCTCCTGCTGCTGGGGGACTGGCGCTGGGTGTTCGCCGGCGTCGGCATCTACGGCGTGGTGGTGCTGGTGCTGACGGCGATGATGCCGGAGTCCCTGCCGCGCGAGCACCGCACCCCGCTGCGCCTGGGCTCCGTGGTGGGGGCACTGTGGCGGGTGGGGCGCTCGCCGGTGATGCTGCGGATCGCGGCGGCGACGGCCCTGGGGTTCGCGGCGCACTTCGTGTTCGTGGCCTCCGCGCCGATCATCGTGGTGCGGCTGCTGGGGCTGGGCGAGCAGGACTTCTGGGTGCTGTTCGCGCCCCTGATCATCGGGATGATCTGCGGTTCCTGGGTGGTGGGCCGCACGGCCGACGCGGTGGACCGCTCCCGGCTGATCACCATCGGCTACCTCGCCACCATCGTCACCACCACCGTGAACCTGCTGCTGGTGATCATCGCCCCAACGCCCAGCGGCAGCTTCGACGCCTCACTGCTGCCGGTGCTGGTGGGGCCGATGCTGATGAGCTTCACGGCCTCGCTGTTCTTCGCGCCGATCCAGTTGGAGATCCTGGACCTGTTCCCCCACGAGCGCGGCGCCGCCGCCTCGCTGGGCACCTTCTTCACGCTGCTCACCAACGCCCTGCTGGCCGGGGTGATCGCCCCGATCGTCACCGCCAGCCTGGTCACCCTCGCCGCGACCGCCCTGTGCTTCGTCCTGGCAGGCAGCGCCCTGTGGGGCTGGCACCTGCTGGTGCGGCGGCGGTTGCTCGACCGCGCAGAGCCGTCCGGAGGGGCGGCGGCGCAGCCGGTGGACGGGACCCGCTGA
- a CDS encoding ABC1 kinase family protein, which yields MPSVTARYRRIAEVLVRNGMSALADQIGLREHMTGLVYRHLSGDDSGPVPGPTRLRRALEDLGPTFVKLGQMLSTRRDMLPLEYTAELEKLQTSTSPVTYPQIAETIRRELGADPHELFDEFEETPLASASIGQAHKARLRDGTAVIVKVRKPGAAEMIRSDLDLMKSLAALASREWSLARDADIESVVASFDKMMRRELDYRTEAANARRLRRNLAEDRTVHIPRVYDELTTSGVLTEQFVTGMRITDAAALDAARINRRKVAHDATDSLLRMVLVDGFFHADPHPGNMFVESDGTIWLIDFGMVGTLTPEVREHLLWLAVALGRQDEDAVASALLQLAPPRRGVDRRRLTRDVSELVDLITEKPLGEISVAAVVERITALLRRHRLQLPADVSSLLRMLVLTESSAIALDPDFRVATVLEEVLPIAIGELLSPDALARRMGSASRTALRLGSELPQRALRLLDDYETRGVDVHIDAADLDKVITRMENTADRLIVGMTMSALLVGISTVLASQPSAVGRMRDPLLIGAGGTTALMGMLLAAGAGPVRTAGRFVRRNLRGS from the coding sequence ATGCCTTCCGTCACCGCCCGATACCGCCGGATCGCCGAGGTGCTGGTGCGCAACGGCATGTCCGCCCTGGCCGACCAGATCGGCCTGCGCGAGCACATGACCGGGCTGGTGTACCGCCACCTCTCCGGCGACGACTCCGGCCCCGTGCCCGGCCCCACCCGCCTGCGCCGCGCCCTGGAGGACCTGGGGCCGACGTTCGTCAAGCTCGGCCAGATGCTCTCCACCCGCCGCGACATGCTGCCGCTGGAGTACACCGCGGAGCTGGAGAAGCTGCAGACCAGCACCTCCCCGGTGACTTATCCCCAGATCGCCGAGACCATCCGCCGGGAGCTGGGCGCGGACCCCCACGAGCTGTTCGACGAGTTCGAGGAGACCCCGCTGGCATCGGCCTCCATCGGCCAGGCCCACAAGGCGCGCTTGAGGGACGGCACCGCGGTGATCGTCAAGGTGCGCAAGCCCGGCGCCGCCGAGATGATCCGCTCGGACCTGGACCTGATGAAGTCGCTGGCCGCACTGGCCTCCCGCGAGTGGTCGCTGGCCCGCGATGCCGACATCGAATCGGTGGTGGCCTCCTTCGACAAGATGATGCGCCGCGAGCTGGACTACCGCACCGAGGCCGCCAACGCCCGCCGCCTGCGCAGGAACCTCGCCGAGGACCGCACCGTGCACATCCCGCGGGTGTACGACGAGCTGACCACCTCCGGGGTGCTCACCGAGCAGTTCGTCACCGGCATGCGCATCACCGACGCCGCCGCCCTGGATGCGGCCCGCATCAACCGCCGCAAGGTCGCCCACGACGCCACCGACTCCCTGCTGCGGATGGTGCTGGTGGATGGCTTCTTCCACGCCGACCCCCACCCCGGCAACATGTTCGTGGAGTCCGACGGCACCATCTGGCTGATCGACTTCGGCATGGTGGGCACCCTGACCCCGGAGGTGCGTGAGCACCTGCTGTGGCTGGCGGTGGCCCTGGGCAGGCAGGACGAGGACGCGGTCGCCTCCGCCCTGCTGCAGCTGGCCCCGCCGCGACGCGGGGTGGACCGCCGCCGCCTCACCCGCGACGTCTCCGAGCTGGTGGACCTGATCACCGAGAAGCCGCTGGGGGAGATCTCGGTGGCGGCGGTGGTGGAGCGGATCACCGCGCTGCTGCGCCGGCATCGCCTGCAGCTGCCCGCCGACGTGTCCTCCCTGCTGCGCATGCTGGTGCTCACCGAGTCCAGCGCCATCGCCCTGGACCCCGACTTCCGGGTGGCGACGGTGCTGGAGGAGGTGCTGCCGATCGCGATCGGTGAGCTGCTGAGCCCGGACGCCCTGGCCCGGCGCATGGGCAGCGCGTCCCGCACCGCGCTGCGGCTGGGCTCCGAACTGCCCCAGCGGGCCCTGCGGCTGCTGGACGACTACGAGACCCGCGGCGTGGACGTGCACATCGACGCCGCGGACCTCGACAAGGTCATCACCCGCATGGAGAACACCGCCGACCGGCTCATCGTGGGCATGACCATGAGCGCCCTGCTGGTGGGGATCAGCACCGTGCTGGCCTCCCAGCCGTCGGCCGTCGGTCGCATGCGGGACCCGCTGCTGATCGGCGCGGGCGGCACCACGGCCCTGATGGGCATGCTGCTGGCCGCCGGAGCCGGGCCCGTGCGCACCGCTGGCCGTTTCGTCAGGCGGAACCTGCGTGGCAGCTGA
- a CDS encoding dihydrofolate reductase family protein, with the protein MAALVYVNNMSLDGFIEDPSGAPDFFPVDEEVFASHTELLEGASTFLYGRRLYEAMAVWETDPALAAQSAPMARFAAAWQAADKIVCSRTLTTVPTVRTRIEPCFDPAAVRELKAMADGPIIIGGADLAAQALDAGLVDECLLYIVPVH; encoded by the coding sequence ATGGCCGCACTGGTCTACGTGAACAACATGAGCTTGGACGGATTCATCGAGGACCCCAGCGGTGCCCCCGACTTCTTCCCCGTGGACGAGGAGGTGTTCGCCTCCCACACGGAGCTGCTGGAGGGCGCGAGCACCTTCCTGTACGGGCGGCGGCTGTACGAGGCGATGGCGGTGTGGGAGACCGACCCCGCGCTCGCAGCGCAGTCCGCACCGATGGCCCGGTTCGCGGCCGCCTGGCAGGCGGCGGACAAGATCGTCTGCTCGAGGACGCTGACCACCGTGCCGACCGTCCGCACCCGGATCGAGCCTTGCTTCGATCCGGCGGCGGTGCGCGAGCTGAAGGCTATGGCCGATGGGCCAATCATCATCGGCGGCGCGGACCTGGCCGCCCAGGCGCTGGATGCGGGGCTGGTCGACGAGTGCCTGCTGTACATCGTGCCCGTGCACTGA
- a CDS encoding CopG family transcriptional regulator: MAEHTTEYTDVNGTPFTEADIERWAAETEQGYAGKHLGPSAPGRPISVGAQAKPFTLRLDAARRAKLADAAQARHITPSQLMRDLHDAL, translated from the coding sequence ATGGCTGAGCACACCACGGAGTACACCGATGTGAACGGGACCCCGTTCACTGAAGCAGACATCGAACGCTGGGCGGCCGAGACCGAGCAGGGGTATGCGGGTAAGCACCTCGGCCCCTCAGCGCCCGGTAGGCCGATCAGCGTCGGTGCGCAGGCGAAACCGTTCACCTTGCGTCTCGATGCAGCGCGCCGGGCGAAGCTGGCCGATGCTGCGCAGGCTCGCCACATCACGCCCTCGCAGCTGATGCGCGACCTCCACGACGCTCTCTGA
- a CDS encoding aldo/keto reductase — protein MKQFTMPHTEITAPQVVLGLMRIAEKSDEEIRTLVGAARDAGIDFMDHADVYGGQLHECERRFAQALKLSPSERDELTIQTKAGIVPDGPYFDFSYEHIIESVEGSLKALDTDRIDILLLHRPDALVEPEEVARAFDELHAAGKVLHFGVSNHTPRQIDLLKKHVNQPIVANQLQLSITHSTIVAQGVAMNMQAESQSVTLDGGGIVDYCRLNDITIQAWSPFQAGFFDGVFLGNDDYPELNAVIDRLAAQYDVAPEAIATAWITRHPAQMQVVLGTTTPQRVTDSAAGADVPLTRGEWYELFRAAGWKVP, from the coding sequence TTGAAGCAGTTCACCATGCCCCACACCGAGATCACCGCGCCGCAGGTGGTGCTGGGCCTGATGCGCATCGCCGAGAAGTCCGACGAGGAGATCCGCACCCTGGTGGGCGCGGCCCGCGACGCCGGCATCGACTTCATGGACCACGCCGACGTGTACGGCGGGCAGCTGCACGAGTGCGAGCGCCGCTTCGCCCAGGCCCTGAAGCTCTCCCCCTCCGAGCGCGACGAGCTCACCATCCAGACCAAGGCCGGGATCGTGCCGGACGGCCCCTACTTCGACTTCTCCTACGAGCACATCATCGAGTCGGTCGAGGGGTCACTGAAGGCCCTGGACACCGACCGGATCGACATCCTGCTGCTGCACCGCCCCGACGCCCTGGTGGAGCCGGAGGAGGTGGCCCGCGCCTTCGACGAGCTGCACGCCGCCGGCAAGGTGCTGCACTTCGGCGTCTCCAACCACACCCCGCGCCAGATCGACCTGCTGAAGAAGCACGTGAACCAGCCGATCGTCGCCAACCAGCTGCAGCTCTCGATCACCCACTCCACGATCGTGGCCCAGGGCGTGGCGATGAACATGCAGGCCGAGTCCCAGTCGGTGACGCTGGACGGTGGCGGCATCGTGGACTACTGCCGCCTGAACGACATCACGATCCAGGCCTGGTCGCCGTTCCAGGCCGGCTTCTTCGACGGAGTGTTCCTGGGTAATGACGACTACCCCGAGCTGAACGCCGTGATCGACCGCTTGGCCGCGCAGTACGACGTGGCACCGGAGGCCATCGCGACCGCCTGGATCACCCGCCACCCCGCGCAGATGCAGGTGGTTCTGGGCACCACCACTCCGCAGCGCGTCACCGACTCCGCCGCCGGGGCCGACGTCCCCCTCACCCGCGGCGAGTGGTACGAGCTGTTCCGTGCCGCCGGCTGGAAGGTGCCGTGA
- a CDS encoding MBL fold metallo-hydrolase produces the protein MNATTAPLHRSPQGQAMAPASMPIPPEAFERTGGTVLTWLGMAGFLLNSRGTLLAVDPLLEGFDMPLLIDFPIRAADVPRLDAVLVTHSDNDHYSVPTCTALVPVTRCFHSTQYVAGLMRKEGMPADGHDIGDVLTVDDLRITVTPADHAWQNDSPEPGQRTFRDEDCSGFWIETPDGTIWAPGDSRLIRDHHLEMPAPDALLFDFSDSEWHFGFAGAVEMANAYPGADLLLHHWGSVDSPDFTPFNADPETPRDVVVDPQRIRVLAPGEPFHLGS, from the coding sequence ATGAACGCGACGACCGCGCCGCTCCACCGCAGCCCTCAGGGACAGGCCATGGCCCCCGCATCCATGCCGATCCCACCGGAGGCCTTCGAGAGGACCGGCGGTACCGTCCTGACCTGGCTCGGCATGGCCGGCTTCCTCCTCAACTCCCGCGGCACCCTCCTCGCCGTCGATCCCCTGCTCGAGGGCTTCGACATGCCGCTGCTCATCGACTTCCCGATCCGGGCGGCCGATGTGCCCCGTCTGGACGCGGTCCTCGTCACGCACTCGGACAACGACCACTACAGCGTCCCCACCTGCACCGCCCTGGTGCCGGTCACGCGATGCTTCCACTCCACGCAGTACGTCGCCGGCCTGATGCGCAAGGAGGGCATGCCGGCCGATGGTCACGACATCGGCGACGTGCTCACCGTCGACGACCTGCGGATCACGGTGACCCCGGCGGATCATGCCTGGCAGAACGACTCCCCCGAGCCCGGGCAGCGCACGTTCCGGGACGAGGACTGCTCCGGGTTCTGGATCGAGACCCCGGACGGGACCATCTGGGCGCCCGGGGACTCGCGGCTGATCCGCGACCACCACTTGGAGATGCCTGCGCCGGATGCGCTGCTGTTCGACTTCTCCGACAGCGAATGGCATTTCGGCTTCGCGGGCGCGGTCGAGATGGCGAACGCCTACCCGGGGGCGGATCTGCTGCTGCACCACTGGGGTTCGGTGGACTCCCCGGATTTCACCCCGTTCAACGCCGACCCCGAGACGCCGAGGGATGTGGTGGTCGATCCTCAGCGCATCCGGGTGCTGGCCCCGGGGGAGCCGTTCCACCTCGGCAGCTGA
- a CDS encoding glucose-1-phosphate adenylyltransferase family protein, whose protein sequence is MRIPRVLAIVLAGGEGSRLGALTDHRTKPAVRVAGSYRLIDVALSNLANSHVRDVWIVEQFLPHALNEHLSNGRPWDLDRTHAGLRILAPFTGGTGEGFPEGNSDSLWHFRQQIASFDPGLVLVLSADHLFTMNLTDVVDTHQQAGADLTMVTTRHDGDASRYGVVKVGTKGRVEEFWYKPEEPPTDLVVTETFCFSGPALLEALEDLGGDEGDLSDYGEDLIPYFIDKHTVVEHRLEGYWQDIGTLSAYWRSHMELLDGTGVELDDPDWPILTAPPQLVPARVADGAVVADSMLASGAVVRGTVRHSVLAPRVIVEEGAVLEDCVVLDGVRIGKDVHLSGCIVDEGAQLTGPLEAGTNGCVTLIDGAGDVVRTEQID, encoded by the coding sequence ATGCGCATCCCTCGAGTCCTCGCGATCGTCCTGGCCGGCGGGGAGGGATCCCGGCTCGGGGCTCTGACCGACCATCGCACCAAGCCCGCGGTGCGGGTGGCCGGCAGCTACCGGCTGATCGACGTGGCACTGTCGAACCTGGCCAACAGTCACGTGCGCGACGTGTGGATCGTGGAGCAGTTCCTCCCGCACGCCCTGAACGAGCACCTCTCCAACGGCAGGCCCTGGGACCTGGACCGCACCCACGCGGGCCTGCGGATCCTGGCACCGTTCACCGGCGGCACCGGGGAGGGCTTCCCGGAGGGCAACAGTGACAGCCTGTGGCACTTCCGTCAGCAGATCGCCTCCTTCGACCCGGGCCTGGTGCTGGTGCTCAGCGCCGACCACCTGTTCACCATGAACCTCACCGACGTGGTGGACACCCACCAGCAGGCCGGGGCCGACCTCACCATGGTCACCACTCGGCACGACGGCGACGCCAGCCGCTACGGCGTGGTGAAGGTGGGCACGAAGGGCAGGGTCGAGGAGTTCTGGTACAAGCCCGAGGAGCCGCCCACCGACCTGGTGGTCACCGAGACGTTCTGCTTCTCCGGCCCCGCGCTGCTGGAGGCCCTCGAGGACCTCGGTGGGGACGAGGGCGACCTCAGTGACTACGGGGAGGACCTGATCCCCTACTTCATCGACAAGCACACGGTGGTGGAGCACCGCCTGGAGGGGTACTGGCAGGACATCGGCACCCTCAGTGCCTACTGGCGCTCCCACATGGAGCTGCTGGACGGCACCGGTGTGGAGCTGGATGACCCCGACTGGCCGATCCTCACCGCTCCCCCGCAGCTGGTTCCCGCCCGCGTGGCCGACGGCGCCGTCGTCGCCGATTCGATGCTCGCCTCCGGCGCCGTGGTGCGCGGCACCGTGCGCCACAGTGTGCTCGCGCCGCGGGTGATCGTGGAGGAGGGCGCGGTGCTGGAGGACTGCGTGGTGCTGGACGGGGTGCGCATCGGCAAGGACGTGCACCTCAGCGGCTGCATCGTCGATGAGGGCGCCCAGCTCACCGGCCCTCTCGAGGCCGGCACCAACGGCTGCGTGACCCTGATCGACGGGGCCGGCGACGTGGTGCGCACCGAGCAGATCGACTGA
- a CDS encoding TolB family protein — MRQLAPGQITRVLIGGPHLPQPQVLAEVDDVLLEAPNWTGDGRLLLNGDGALFALVLGDEGGQGGGGEQRAGAPVRIPFEGLPAINNDHVLHPDGTRVLMTAEDGQIYSGRIDTRQLEAGQLGGGPVRCLTSGPGGHYLHGISPNGRTIAYVDLGPEGSAHLMLQDLEAGEVRELPVGEGHLDGPEFTPDGAAIVLNTEAFTEEPGHAQLARIDLATSPGPGTPLGPETSPALGASPGQERLRRLCHSESVDWFPHVSPDGRWACYLAYPPGTVGHPADLPVEVRVVSTDDWETPVVRYPVFGGQGTLNVPSWAPDSQRFAFVAYPFQNTTRASDE; from the coding sequence ATGCGCCAGCTCGCCCCCGGCCAGATCACCCGCGTACTGATCGGCGGCCCCCACCTGCCGCAGCCACAGGTCCTGGCCGAGGTCGACGACGTGCTGCTGGAAGCACCGAACTGGACCGGTGACGGGCGTCTGCTGCTGAACGGTGACGGGGCCCTGTTCGCCCTCGTCCTCGGGGACGAGGGCGGGCAGGGTGGCGGGGGCGAACAACGCGCCGGGGCGCCGGTGCGGATCCCGTTCGAGGGACTGCCGGCGATCAACAACGACCACGTGCTCCACCCCGACGGGACCCGGGTGCTGATGACCGCGGAGGACGGGCAGATCTACTCGGGCCGTATCGACACCCGGCAACTCGAGGCCGGCCAGCTCGGCGGAGGCCCGGTGCGCTGCCTGACCTCCGGTCCCGGGGGCCACTACCTGCACGGCATCTCTCCTAACGGCCGCACCATCGCCTACGTGGACCTGGGACCGGAGGGCTCTGCGCACCTGATGCTCCAGGACCTCGAGGCCGGTGAGGTGCGGGAACTGCCGGTGGGGGAGGGGCACCTGGACGGCCCCGAGTTCACGCCCGACGGTGCCGCGATCGTGCTGAACACCGAGGCGTTCACCGAGGAACCCGGCCATGCGCAGCTCGCCCGGATCGACCTCGCGACCTCACCCGGTCCCGGGACCCCGCTCGGCCCCGAGACCTCACCCGCCCTCGGTGCCTCACCTGGGCAGGAACGCCTCAGGCGCCTGTGCCACAGCGAGAGTGTGGACTGGTTCCCTCACGTCTCGCCCGACGGCCGCTGGGCCTGCTACCTGGCCTACCCGCCGGGGACGGTGGGCCACCCGGCGGATCTGCCGGTCGAGGTGCGCGTGGTCTCCACCGACGACTGGGAGACCCCCGTGGTGCGCTACCCGGTGTTCGGCGGGCAGGGCACCCTGAACGTGCCCTCGTGGGCACCGGACTCCCAGCGGTTCGCCTTCGTCGCCTATCCATTCCAGAACACCACCCGAGCCAGTGACGAGTGA
- a CDS encoding substrate-binding domain-containing protein, which yields MAIPRTVWSARSEQFYTQVLRGLEDASLACGNAVVSQVVGTPEQELAILEDWATRGFVDIVVLKDLGPDDPRPGRMGDLKMPYVIIGDVKQKDLGPGVLSDNTADMNRLLSTLVEAGHREIGHVCGPLTLLHSQWRREAYLAFVDKHRGAPRTWTGDYSAESGARAVDEIMLEAPVPTAIVFDNDVMAIGAFRRAQELGVEVPEQLSIVAWDDSLACQLHDPPLAVLAHVPHQIGLDAGHLAAELLDRSPRRRSVEYPSAILLPRATMAAPVDPVAPIGDPMRSVEES from the coding sequence GTGGCGATCCCCCGAACGGTGTGGTCCGCCCGGTCTGAGCAGTTCTACACACAGGTGCTACGCGGACTCGAGGACGCGTCGCTGGCATGTGGCAATGCCGTGGTCTCCCAGGTGGTCGGCACCCCTGAGCAGGAGTTGGCCATCCTGGAGGACTGGGCGACACGCGGCTTCGTCGACATCGTCGTCCTCAAGGATCTCGGGCCGGACGACCCCCGTCCTGGTCGGATGGGGGACCTGAAGATGCCCTACGTCATCATCGGTGACGTGAAGCAGAAGGACCTGGGGCCGGGTGTGCTCTCGGACAACACCGCGGACATGAATCGACTGCTGAGCACGCTCGTGGAGGCCGGTCACCGGGAGATCGGACATGTCTGCGGTCCGCTCACCCTGCTCCACTCGCAGTGGCGCAGGGAGGCGTACCTGGCGTTCGTCGACAAGCATCGCGGTGCTCCGCGCACCTGGACGGGGGACTACTCCGCAGAGAGCGGCGCTCGTGCCGTGGACGAGATCATGCTCGAGGCCCCCGTTCCCACGGCCATCGTCTTCGACAACGACGTGATGGCGATCGGTGCTTTCCGTCGGGCCCAGGAGCTCGGTGTGGAGGTACCAGAGCAACTGTCGATCGTTGCGTGGGACGACTCGTTGGCCTGCCAATTGCACGACCCGCCCCTGGCAGTTCTTGCGCACGTGCCACACCAGATCGGTCTCGATGCCGGTCATCTCGCTGCTGAGCTGCTGGACCGGTCACCCCGCCGTCGGAGCGTCGAGTACCCCAGCGCCATACTGCTGCCCCGCGCGACGATGGCCGCCCCTGTCGATCCGGTCGCACCCATCGGCGACCCGATGCGATCCGTGGAGGAGTCCTGA